TTTAGATGTAATCAATAATATGAGTGCAGGATACAAAGTATAATATTGTTTGATTTARGCTATGAATTATGTTATCAGGAGAATGAAAAACCATCTATATTGGTGAGTACAGATGTGGGAAAATCTATCACTGTAAGAAGAACAGGTCAATGAATGATCCATTTAGGTTGTCTGGTCTTTGTGATTTCATTGTTTCAATTTATATTTAAGCTACAGTACTATAGAGGATTATCTACTCTTCATCAAAATTTCTTCAGCACACCTTTACCATCTACCAGGACCATGGAAAACTCTACTCACTTTAAGGTCTTTAGGCTTGCTGCATACGGTGATATCGGACAAATTAAGTATTTCTACTTTACTGTAGTGACTATAATATATTTTGTCATCATTCTTGCCAATGCTTTGCTTATTGGAGTTATCTGCATTGAAAGAAGCCTTCATGAACCCATGTATCTGTTTCTATGTGCTTTGTTTGTTAATCAGTTGTATGGGAGCACTGGTTTGTTTCCTGCTCTCATGTTTTACTTACTCTCTGACACACATGATATTTCCCTTCTATATTGTTATCTCCAGATTTATGTGTTGTACACATACGGTTTAACGgaattttgtaatttagcagttATGTCCTATGACAGgtacatttgtatttgttatcCTCTACAGTATAATAATATTATGACACCTGAAAGAGTTTGTAGCTTAATTCTGCTGTCCTGGTTGTATTCTTttttcctcaatgccatcaatATCTCCCTGAGTTTGCGACTGCAATTTTGTGATAACGTTCTAGACAGACTGTATTGTGACAACTACTCAGTAGTCAAGCTTGCCTGTTCAAATACTACGCTGAATAACATATGGGGTCTTGTTGCCACTGTGCTTTCTTTTTCTTGTACTATACTTCCTACCATATACTCATATGTAAGAATTCTACAAATATGTTTAAAGTCTTCTAAAGAGACGAAACAGAAAGCATTTAATACCTGTACGCCACATATAGCCTCTTTGCTGAACTTCTCCTTTGGCTGGTTATTTGTGATTCTACAAGGCAGATATGAAACTGCACATCTTCCACCTATACTTCGCACTATTTTATTAGTTTATTTTCTAATATGTCCACCACTTTTCAATCCTATTATGTATGGCATTAGGATGGCTAAAATCAGGCAGGCTTGTATAAAAGGTATTGAGGCTTTGACCTAAAACATAACCTGATTGTTATTTTGGGAAATAATTAATAATGTGTGTTGCTGCTTCTTTTTGCTTCTTTTGACTGTAAACAAATACATTGTATTTTTGGCATAATTACTCAAGAATCGTAATCTTACTCGTTAcagtttgaatacattttagcAGGAGAGGATAATTATCCAATTAGCACACTTATCAAGGagatccctggtcattcctactgcctctgatctgacagagtaactaaacacaaatgtcctttttgtaaattatgtctgagtgttggagtgtgcccctgtttATCCGTTANNNNNNNNNNNNNNNNNNNNNNNNNNNNNNNNNNNNNNNNNNNNNNNNNNNNNNNNNNNNNNNNNNNNNNNNNNNNNNNNNNNNNNNNNNNNNNNNNNNNNNNNNNNNNNNNNNNNNNNNNNNNNNNNNNNNNNNNNNNNNNNNNNNNNNNNNNNNNNNNNNNNNNNNNNNNNNNNNNNNNNNNNNNNNNNNNNNNNNNNNNNNNNNNNNNNNNNNNNNNNNNNNNNNNNNNNNNNNNNNNNNNNNNNNNNNNNNNNNNNNNNNNNNNNNNNNNNNNNNNNNNNNNNNNNNNNNNNNNNNNNNNNNNNNNNNNNNNNNNNNNNNNNNNNNNNNNNNNNNNNNNNNNNNNNNNNNNNNNNNNNNNNNNNNNNNNNNNNNNNNNNNNNNNNNNNNNNNNNNNNNNNNNNNNNNNNNNNNNNNNNNNNNNNNNNNNNNNNNNNNNNNNNNNNNNNNNNNNNNNNNNNNNNNNNNNNNNNNNNNNNNNNNNNNNNNNNNNNNNNNNNNNNNNNNNNNNNNNNNNNNNNNNNNCTTGCTATAAAACGGGGGTTGGGGATTTTTTGATACAGAACCTTGtttagatctttttttttttacttaaatttattttatttaacctttatttaactaggcaagtcaattaagaacaaattcatattttcaatgacggcctaccaataGCCAAActcccaattagtatttggactCTAAACACTGTCCGCAAAATGCACAGATCTCAGCAAAGTTTAGCTTACATCTGTCCAATTTTGATATTGTTAAGTTCCAGGAAGTGAAACAGATGATAGCTGAACTTTGGAAGTAGACAGTTTTTGCATGGATggatgattttatttgatttaatgaaaaacatttcaattgtAAACTGCACTCTGAAATATTTTTGAGATCAAACAAAACTGGTGCTTGTATAAACGTCGCTCTGGTTCTGCACACAATATGGACACACCCTTGGCCCTGCTGTACTATGTCAACCCCTCTAAAGGACTCTCTACTGATATTGGTCAAAATAGGGAGGGGTAAAGAAGGCACGAGAACATAGAGAGGTTGGGGATAGGTGTAATGGGAATTGTAATGTTTGTGCTAATAaacaatttctgtgttctattcatgtactgttctaataaccaatttctgtgttcatggaAGTGGTTGACTGTACAAATCACACcaatcagtagctgcaattttgCCCAGAtgttgttttgagaacgaacgaCCGTGTTTTGAGAACAAACTAAAGATATCTCAAGACGAGAAGTCTCGTGATGTGTTGGTCTGTCACATTATGAAatagtattggtcggtcacacaAATGAAACACGGTAAAGATGAATTAATTACgttaaatcatgcaaatataacttgtctgtgtatagccgtatataagacaactgttgGGACTACCACAGGAGAGCTCGTGTGTGACacacatactgtcacgccctggccttagtattctttgttttctttattattttagttaggtcagggtgtgacatggggaatgtttgtgttttatcggttttgggtggttatatggtaaagggggtgttgggtgtagtgtatgggtttgtgttgagtgtatgtgtctagctgtgtctatgttgggtgtaagttgtctaggagagtctatggttgcctgaatgggttcccaattagagacagctgatttctgttgtctctgattgggagccctatttaaggtagccataggctttcgtctgatgtgggtaattgtctatgttatacgtttgtagcctgtatgtgcactacgttcatagcttcacgtttgtttgttttgttagttttgtaatagtgttttgtttttggttctccttcataataaaaaggaagatggcttattttcctaatgctgcgttttggtccgtcaatcctccacacgatcgtgacacatacagtggggcaaaaaagtatttagtcagccaccaattgtgcaagttctcccacttaaaaagatgagaggcctgtaattttcatcataggtacacttcaactatgacagacaaaatgaggaaaaaaaatccagaaaatcacattgtaggatttttaatgaatttatttgcaaattatggtggaaaataagtatttggtcacctacaaacaagcaagatttctggctagCCAAGGCAAAAGGCTCTTGATATACGAATAATAAGATAAGTTCACGTAATTTAGCTAGTCAGGCCAGCTAGCTACAATGCACTTGAAATGGAACCACTTTCTgttaaaattagaaacgtgtaatatctgaatacATGTGCCTAAGGC
The genomic region above belongs to Salvelinus sp. IW2-2015 linkage group LG4p, ASM291031v2, whole genome shotgun sequence and contains:
- the LOC111956902 gene encoding olfactory receptor 11A1-like is translated as MENSTHFKVFRLAAYGDIGQIKYFYFTVVTIIYFVIILANALLIGVICIERSLHEPMYLFLCALFVNQLYGSTGLFPALMFYLLSDTHDISLLYCYLQIYVLYTYGLTEFCNLAVMSYDRYICICYPLQYNNIMTPERVCSLILLSWLYSFFLNAINISLSLRLQFCDNVLDRLYCDNYSVVKLACSNTTLNNIWGLVATVLSFSCTILPTIYSYVRILQICLKSSKETKQKAFNTCTPHIASLLNFSFGWLFVILQGRYETAHLPPILRTILLVYFLICPPLFNPIMYGIRMAKIRQACIKGIEALT